In Phacochoerus africanus isolate WHEZ1 chromosome 14, ROS_Pafr_v1, whole genome shotgun sequence, one genomic interval encodes:
- the ST6GALNAC1 gene encoding alpha-N-acetylgalactosaminide alpha-2,6-sialyltransferase 1 isoform X2 produces the protein MRPCPGRLGRLRHAVQWLLLSAVLIFLFALPSFFKGPNTKPIRRQHAETIKERSLELLQKTSSRATPTARRTATHVESSQRPSTQATHPKATTHVAGKGRGAEASEASAEEPSRAPSAARTAALETRDSKDATVYMPPLRGHGSRTTSGKTEAPSLKAQDTRMTEGPGDKNSRLMAPRTVPTKPQGHSRATARMPLPGSQGVRAPAGVRLKGATIEAVPPKKSTQATPSSAPPQSPTTQRAQKLQAANFKSEPQWDFEEEYSLDVGGLQTTCPDSVKIKASRSPWLQKLFLPNLTLFLDSRHFNLSEWVRLEHFAPPFGFMELNFSLVQKVVTRFPPVPQQQLLLAALPSGSSQCIRCAVVGNGGILNNSRMGREIDGHDYVFRLSGAVIKGYEQDVGTRTSFYGFTAFSLTQSLLILGSRGFRHAPLGKDVRYLHFLEGTRDYEWLEALLLNQTLVKKSLFWFRHRPQEAFQEALQMDRYLLLHPDLLRYMKNRFLRSKTLNTAHWRIYRPTTGALLLLTALQLCDQVSAYGFITEGHERFSDHYYDKSWKRTIFYINHDFNLERTLWKRLHDEGIIRLYQRPGTPTPTI, from the exons ATGAGACCCTGCCCAGGGAGACTGGGTCGCCTGCGCCACGCTGTCCAGTGGCTCCTGCTTTCGGCTGTGCTCATCTTCCTCTTCGCTCTGCCCTCCTTTTTTAAGGGACCCAATACAAAGCCTATCAG GCGTCAGCATGCAGAGACCATTAAAGAAAGGTCGCTAGAGCTGCTACAAAAGACTTCGTCCCGGGCAACCCCTACGGCAAGGAGGACGGCCACCCACGTGGAGTCATCGCAGCGGCCCAGCACGCAGGCCACACACCCCAAGGCCACCACCCACGTGGCTGGCAAGGGCAGAGGGGCAGAAGCCAGCGAGGCCAGTGCAGAGGAGCCGAGCAGAGCACCCAGCGCAGCCAGGACAGCAGCACTGGAGACACGGGACAGCAAGGATGCCACTGTGTACATGCCGCCCCTGAGGGGTCACGGCAGCAGGACGACCTCTGGCAAGACAGAGGCACCATCGCTGAAGGCTCAGGACACAAGGATGACCGAAGGACCAGGGGACAAGAACTCGAGGCTGATGGCCCCGAGGACGGTGCCCACAAAGCCTCAGGGCCACtcgagagccacagcaagaatgcCCCTTCCAGGCAGTCAGGGGGTGCGGGCCCCAGCGGGAGTCAGACTCAAAGGAGCCACCATAGAGGCTGTCCCACCCAAGAAGAGCACCCAGGCCACCCCGTCCTCGGCCCCTCCGCAGAGCCCCACCACCCAGAGAGCCCAGAAACTGCAGGCCGCCAACTTCAAGTCTGAGCCGCAGTGGGATTTTGAGGAAGAATACAGCCTGGACGTGGGGGGGCTCCAGACA ACCTGCCCTGACTCGGTGAAGATCAAGGCCTCCAGGTCACCCTGGCTCCAGAAGCTCTTTCTGCCCAACCTCACCCTCTTCCTGGACTCCAGACACTTCAACCTGAGCGAGTGGGTTCGCCTGGAACACTTCGCTCCGCCCTTTGGCTTCATGGAGCTCAATTTCTCCT TGGTGCAGAAGGTGGTGACACGCTTCCCCCCGGTGCCCCAGCAGCAGCTGCTCCTGGCCGCCCTCCCCAGTGGGAGCTCCCAGTGCATCCGCTGTGCCGTGGTCGGTAACGGAGGCATCCTGAACAATTCCCGCATGGGCCGGGAGATAGACGGCCATGACTACGTGTTCCG GCTGAGTGGAGCTGTCATTAAGGGCTACGAACAGGATGTGGGCACTCGGACGTCCTTCTACGGCTTTACCGCCTTCTCCCTGACCCAGTCACTCCTCATCCTGGGCAGCCGGGGCTTCCGGCACGCACCCCTGGGGAAG GACGTCCGCTACCTGCACTTCCTGGAAGGCACCCGGGACTATGAGTGGCTGGAAGCACTGCTTCTGAATCAGACCCTGGTGAAAAAGAGCCTTTTCTGGTTCAG GCACAGGCCCCAGGAAGCTTTCCAGGAAGCCTTGCAAATGGACAGATACCTGTTGCTGCACCCGGACCTGCTCCGCTACATGAAGAACAG GTTCCTGAGGTCTAAGACTCTGAACACGGCCCACTGGAGAATATACCGGCCCACCACGGGGGCCCTCCTGCTGCTGACTGCCCTTCAGCTCTGTGACCAG GTGAGCGCCTATGGCTTCATCACTGAGGGCCACGAACGCTTCTCCGATCACTACTACGACAAGTCATGGAAACGGACTATCTTTTATATCAACCATGACTTCAATCTGGAGAGAACACTCTGGAAGCGGCTCCATGATGAAGGTATTATCCGGCTGTACCAACGTCCTGGAACTCCCACACCGACCATCTGA
- the ST6GALNAC1 gene encoding alpha-N-acetylgalactosaminide alpha-2,6-sialyltransferase 1 isoform X1, with translation MVTALPSALLEAPMMCPPEAQEYLRAMLPKPLQPSAFTQIISVPRRQHAETIKERSLELLQKTSSRATPTARRTATHVESSQRPSTQATHPKATTHVAGKGRGAEASEASAEEPSRAPSAARTAALETRDSKDATVYMPPLRGHGSRTTSGKTEAPSLKAQDTRMTEGPGDKNSRLMAPRTVPTKPQGHSRATARMPLPGSQGVRAPAGVRLKGATIEAVPPKKSTQATPSSAPPQSPTTQRAQKLQAANFKSEPQWDFEEEYSLDVGGLQTTCPDSVKIKASRSPWLQKLFLPNLTLFLDSRHFNLSEWVRLEHFAPPFGFMELNFSLVQKVVTRFPPVPQQQLLLAALPSGSSQCIRCAVVGNGGILNNSRMGREIDGHDYVFRLSGAVIKGYEQDVGTRTSFYGFTAFSLTQSLLILGSRGFRHAPLGKDVRYLHFLEGTRDYEWLEALLLNQTLVKKSLFWFRHRPQEAFQEALQMDRYLLLHPDLLRYMKNRFLRSKTLNTAHWRIYRPTTGALLLLTALQLCDQVSAYGFITEGHERFSDHYYDKSWKRTIFYINHDFNLERTLWKRLHDEGIIRLYQRPGTPTPTI, from the exons ATGGTGACGGCCCTTCCCTCAGCTCTCCTGGAGGCTCCAATGATGTGTCCACCTGAGGCCCAAGAATACCTACGAGCTATGCTTCCAAAGCCCCTACAGCCTTCAGCCTTCACCCAAATCATCTCTGTCCCCAGGCGTCAGCATGCAGAGACCATTAAAGAAAGGTCGCTAGAGCTGCTACAAAAGACTTCGTCCCGGGCAACCCCTACGGCAAGGAGGACGGCCACCCACGTGGAGTCATCGCAGCGGCCCAGCACGCAGGCCACACACCCCAAGGCCACCACCCACGTGGCTGGCAAGGGCAGAGGGGCAGAAGCCAGCGAGGCCAGTGCAGAGGAGCCGAGCAGAGCACCCAGCGCAGCCAGGACAGCAGCACTGGAGACACGGGACAGCAAGGATGCCACTGTGTACATGCCGCCCCTGAGGGGTCACGGCAGCAGGACGACCTCTGGCAAGACAGAGGCACCATCGCTGAAGGCTCAGGACACAAGGATGACCGAAGGACCAGGGGACAAGAACTCGAGGCTGATGGCCCCGAGGACGGTGCCCACAAAGCCTCAGGGCCACtcgagagccacagcaagaatgcCCCTTCCAGGCAGTCAGGGGGTGCGGGCCCCAGCGGGAGTCAGACTCAAAGGAGCCACCATAGAGGCTGTCCCACCCAAGAAGAGCACCCAGGCCACCCCGTCCTCGGCCCCTCCGCAGAGCCCCACCACCCAGAGAGCCCAGAAACTGCAGGCCGCCAACTTCAAGTCTGAGCCGCAGTGGGATTTTGAGGAAGAATACAGCCTGGACGTGGGGGGGCTCCAGACA ACCTGCCCTGACTCGGTGAAGATCAAGGCCTCCAGGTCACCCTGGCTCCAGAAGCTCTTTCTGCCCAACCTCACCCTCTTCCTGGACTCCAGACACTTCAACCTGAGCGAGTGGGTTCGCCTGGAACACTTCGCTCCGCCCTTTGGCTTCATGGAGCTCAATTTCTCCT TGGTGCAGAAGGTGGTGACACGCTTCCCCCCGGTGCCCCAGCAGCAGCTGCTCCTGGCCGCCCTCCCCAGTGGGAGCTCCCAGTGCATCCGCTGTGCCGTGGTCGGTAACGGAGGCATCCTGAACAATTCCCGCATGGGCCGGGAGATAGACGGCCATGACTACGTGTTCCG GCTGAGTGGAGCTGTCATTAAGGGCTACGAACAGGATGTGGGCACTCGGACGTCCTTCTACGGCTTTACCGCCTTCTCCCTGACCCAGTCACTCCTCATCCTGGGCAGCCGGGGCTTCCGGCACGCACCCCTGGGGAAG GACGTCCGCTACCTGCACTTCCTGGAAGGCACCCGGGACTATGAGTGGCTGGAAGCACTGCTTCTGAATCAGACCCTGGTGAAAAAGAGCCTTTTCTGGTTCAG GCACAGGCCCCAGGAAGCTTTCCAGGAAGCCTTGCAAATGGACAGATACCTGTTGCTGCACCCGGACCTGCTCCGCTACATGAAGAACAG GTTCCTGAGGTCTAAGACTCTGAACACGGCCCACTGGAGAATATACCGGCCCACCACGGGGGCCCTCCTGCTGCTGACTGCCCTTCAGCTCTGTGACCAG GTGAGCGCCTATGGCTTCATCACTGAGGGCCACGAACGCTTCTCCGATCACTACTACGACAAGTCATGGAAACGGACTATCTTTTATATCAACCATGACTTCAATCTGGAGAGAACACTCTGGAAGCGGCTCCATGATGAAGGTATTATCCGGCTGTACCAACGTCCTGGAACTCCCACACCGACCATCTGA
- the ST6GALNAC1 gene encoding alpha-N-acetylgalactosaminide alpha-2,6-sialyltransferase 1 isoform X3 → MVTALPSALLEAPMMCPPEAQEYLRAMLPKPLQPSAFTQIISVPRRQHAETIKERSLELLQKTSSRATPTARRTATHVESSQRPSTQATHPKATTHVAGKGRGAEASEASAEEPSRAPSAARTAALETRDSKDATVYMPPLRGHGSRTTSGKTEAPSLKAQDTRMTEGPGDKNSRLMAPRTVPTKPQGHSRATARMPLPGSQGVRAPAGVRLKGATIEAVPPKKSTQATPSSAPPQSPTTQRAQKLQAANFKSEPQWDFEEEYSLDVGGLQTTCPDSVKIKASRSPWLQKLFLPNLTLFLDSRHFNLSEWVRLEHFAPPFGFMELNFSLVQKVVTRFPPVPQQQLLLAALPSGSSQCIRCAVVGNGGILNNSRMGREIDGHDYVFRLSGAVIKGYEQDVGTRTSFYGFTAFSLTQSLLILGSRGFRHAPLGKDVRYLHFLEGTRDYEWLEALLLNQTLVKKSLFWFRHRPQEAFQEALQMDRYLLLHPDLLRYMKNRFLRSKTLNTAHWRIYRPTTGALLLLTALQLCDQRSCR, encoded by the exons ATGGTGACGGCCCTTCCCTCAGCTCTCCTGGAGGCTCCAATGATGTGTCCACCTGAGGCCCAAGAATACCTACGAGCTATGCTTCCAAAGCCCCTACAGCCTTCAGCCTTCACCCAAATCATCTCTGTCCCCAGGCGTCAGCATGCAGAGACCATTAAAGAAAGGTCGCTAGAGCTGCTACAAAAGACTTCGTCCCGGGCAACCCCTACGGCAAGGAGGACGGCCACCCACGTGGAGTCATCGCAGCGGCCCAGCACGCAGGCCACACACCCCAAGGCCACCACCCACGTGGCTGGCAAGGGCAGAGGGGCAGAAGCCAGCGAGGCCAGTGCAGAGGAGCCGAGCAGAGCACCCAGCGCAGCCAGGACAGCAGCACTGGAGACACGGGACAGCAAGGATGCCACTGTGTACATGCCGCCCCTGAGGGGTCACGGCAGCAGGACGACCTCTGGCAAGACAGAGGCACCATCGCTGAAGGCTCAGGACACAAGGATGACCGAAGGACCAGGGGACAAGAACTCGAGGCTGATGGCCCCGAGGACGGTGCCCACAAAGCCTCAGGGCCACtcgagagccacagcaagaatgcCCCTTCCAGGCAGTCAGGGGGTGCGGGCCCCAGCGGGAGTCAGACTCAAAGGAGCCACCATAGAGGCTGTCCCACCCAAGAAGAGCACCCAGGCCACCCCGTCCTCGGCCCCTCCGCAGAGCCCCACCACCCAGAGAGCCCAGAAACTGCAGGCCGCCAACTTCAAGTCTGAGCCGCAGTGGGATTTTGAGGAAGAATACAGCCTGGACGTGGGGGGGCTCCAGACA ACCTGCCCTGACTCGGTGAAGATCAAGGCCTCCAGGTCACCCTGGCTCCAGAAGCTCTTTCTGCCCAACCTCACCCTCTTCCTGGACTCCAGACACTTCAACCTGAGCGAGTGGGTTCGCCTGGAACACTTCGCTCCGCCCTTTGGCTTCATGGAGCTCAATTTCTCCT TGGTGCAGAAGGTGGTGACACGCTTCCCCCCGGTGCCCCAGCAGCAGCTGCTCCTGGCCGCCCTCCCCAGTGGGAGCTCCCAGTGCATCCGCTGTGCCGTGGTCGGTAACGGAGGCATCCTGAACAATTCCCGCATGGGCCGGGAGATAGACGGCCATGACTACGTGTTCCG GCTGAGTGGAGCTGTCATTAAGGGCTACGAACAGGATGTGGGCACTCGGACGTCCTTCTACGGCTTTACCGCCTTCTCCCTGACCCAGTCACTCCTCATCCTGGGCAGCCGGGGCTTCCGGCACGCACCCCTGGGGAAG GACGTCCGCTACCTGCACTTCCTGGAAGGCACCCGGGACTATGAGTGGCTGGAAGCACTGCTTCTGAATCAGACCCTGGTGAAAAAGAGCCTTTTCTGGTTCAG GCACAGGCCCCAGGAAGCTTTCCAGGAAGCCTTGCAAATGGACAGATACCTGTTGCTGCACCCGGACCTGCTCCGCTACATGAAGAACAG GTTCCTGAGGTCTAAGACTCTGAACACGGCCCACTGGAGAATATACCGGCCCACCACGGGGGCCCTCCTGCTGCTGACTGCCCTTCAGCTCTGTGACCAG CGTTCATGCAGGTGA